Sequence from the Amaranthus tricolor cultivar Red isolate AtriRed21 chromosome 16, ASM2621246v1, whole genome shotgun sequence genome:
ATCAGGAAAAGATACAAGTATGATAGAGGCATAGAGTGACAAACTAAGATGTCAGCTGTAAGGTAGAGGGGCGAATAGGTGTTGGTTGTCTAAGTAGTTGTAGCTATATAATTGTagttatatattctaattagTTGTGTAAGTTAATATTGTTCGGTGAAAATAGTTGTAGAAATATGATTTGTTgagaataatgaagaaaaattcTTAAACCACTACTTTTGATTTGGCATGCTACAATAAGTTGTAACATCTTGAAACTAGCTACATGCACCACTATATCCTACCTGCTATTATGTGACATTTTGTAAATAGCGTTTTGGGCTTTATAAAACCACTAACATCTACTTAAACTGCTAAGCTCAACACACCCGATGTTGCATTGTTTTATTTAGATTGTTGCCTGAGGATTTTTTGtagtttaaaaacacaaaagaaGATAGACATCTTAACAAAGATGGCAGAACTTAGAGGAATGACAAAGTCCAAATAATGAAACTAAAAATAGATAACTCAACCAAAGTAATAAGATGGCAAAAAATCAGTTTAGCATAGATAAAAGAGGATGGAACAATAAGCACAATATACCTATCATCATTTTGGCATGAACATAAATCATGAAGCGTCGATTTTGTTGAGCTCTGGCATAGTTAGAATCCGGTGCTGGCTTCTCTATAGGTTCATACTCCCCGACTTTCAAAACCTCTCGATTGCCAAGACAGAAGAACGATAAATAATCTCGTGGGTGTGCATCAATCTTCATTCTTTGTATAGCGGCAGCAATATCAGTGTACATCATCTCCATTGTTCTCCTCTGCCAATACAGAATTGCCTGAACAGGAGCACTTTCAGGTTCTCCTTCAGGCCACATAGGAATCACAACATACACGGAAAACCTTTCGCCAGCTTCAATCTTGCTGATAATCTTTAAGGACAATTCTTTCGGTATGATATGCAATGCATCGATATCTTCATCGGGTTTCCAAGCATAAGAACTTCCAAGGAAGTACTGATTTTCAATGTATATAAAGTTCTTCGCTCGTCTTATGGCATTTATGTATCCGTCCTGTATGCTGCGATCTATGATGCTATCCTTATCACAAACGAGGCCAAGTCGATCCGCCTTTTCAGGATCTGAAGGGAAACCTACCCCTTGTTCTCCGTCAATTACCACTGATCCTCCATCAATGGACCTGAATATTTGAACATTCCAAGTTTCTTGGTCTTCTACCTTAACTTCCGATGGTTTACCTAGTCTTTCAGCAAGCTCATTTCGCGTATATAGGAATCGTTTTCCCACTTGTTTAGTCCATCTCTGCTCAAAGTTATACAGCACGTCCCATGCGACAGGGCCTTCTAGTCGGCAATGAATATCATGCCATGGCTCTCTTGGACCGCCTTTTTGTAACGAAGATCCTGGGAAGTTAGGCTGATGAAAGTCGTCCTTGTGAACTGTGTTCAGTGTCCCGAAAAGAGAATGGTCTTGGGTGTCATATCGTCCACCACAAAGATCAATACCTCCAAGAAAACTCACAATTCTCCGCCCTTGTGACTCGGGGCTCTCATAATCAACCACAACAGTCTTCTGATGGTGTGTTAACACAGTATCAACCTTTACACCCTGAACTACACTTCTTTGATCAGATTTCCGAGGACACTTGAAGCAACGTACGTTTGTGTTTTGAAAGTACGCGAAGGTGTCCTCATCGCGGGTTCCCATTAACCCTTGTTTTTTGTATGGATTCGAAGTAATATCATCCCAAACAAGTACAAGAACTCTCATGTTTGGCTCATCGGCTTTCTTTTTCAGAAGTTCTCCTAGCGTAGGGCTAGCAAGAACCTTATTAGAGTTCCGTATTAAGGAAATGTTGGTGTCAATCGACCATCCAGCTATGTAAATAAGGTATTTTGCATTAACAATAGCATCAAATATATCTTCCCAACATCGTTGTGCATCATAAGTCTTGCCTCCAGGAAGCCTAAAATCGAGGGTGAACTTGTCGGACACTTGTGCATCTTGGTAAAACGAGACTTTACAACCCTGTCTCTGTCTAAAGAAAGTGTGAGGGACTCCTCCATAAGTTGTAGCTAGGATGCCCCGAGACCAGTTTGGATCAAGAGATACATCTCGATATTGTACATTAACATAAATTTGGGATCGTATGGGCTTACCACTCTCATCGATTATTTCAAGGCATCTTATCACTGGACGACCCTTATAGACTTCCTCGACAGACAAATAAGCTCTTCCGATCAAGGTAGCACTAAGAGGATTTTCATCTTTGACAGTAAAGATGATGTTTGATACTTCATGAGCACAATAGATGTGAAAGGACTGAGACCATGAAGGATTCGAAGGAGTATGAATTATTTTTGTGCGTGCAACTCTTGCCTTGTCGAGATCAACTGTGGCATATAGTCTATAGTCCATCAGTTGAGGCTTGCAGAAGCAATATGCTTTGATTCTGTACAATAATGTTTGCCATACCCTTTTCGGATCATCCATACCCTACTTGTTTCCAGCAGAAAAGAAGCATGTCACAATTAAGAATAGTCTCTAGCTATGTCCATGAATTGATCTTACTCAAAGTGAAAGAAAACGAAGATGGACTatatgttggaaatacttcacatgtaagGAAGATTTTACATCACTAAAATAGTAGGTTGTGgacttgtatataatatttGGTGGGTAATCCTCCTaataccatatgattttggTTTTTGAAAAGAGTTAACTTCATTAAACTTGTATACAAGTTAACCCTCATTACCTGTTCATTtgcgtgtccacacgagtgggctcTTAGGTTGATTATGTAACTAATTGTCACAGTCTAACACTATGAATGATTCTAAAGCCTTGAATCTGCAGTTTAATTTCAAGCAAAAGAGCAAACTAACTCAAAACccatgaaagaaattacgttttgTTTTGCTCACACTATTATAGAACTTCTATCCTTTTTTGATACAATCAAAAATGTATAATTCATTGGTATTAGATTACAAAGGACTAGTAAAATGTCTTgttaaataatatgaacttcttatttatgtgaaaggGTCTGATATATGCAAccttattcattaataagaaaaCCGACAAAGTGTTGTTTTTTATTGACCTGGATAACAAACGTTATATGCAACTTCACGTAAATAAGTACACGTGATTTAATGAGGGGTGCACATAAATAAGATTTAAAGATGTACATAATTTATTGAAATCCAAATCTATATATAAGCTCTACTCTTTATGATTCACTATTTCTATCAAATTGGGATATAGTTAAAACTGCCAATAATAAATAAGcaaattagaggtgttcaaaacaaactatTCGACACTTATTTGACCTTCTAATCAGACTCGATTTAACCCAACTTTCGACTTcaaaaatgaatttataattacgcAGAGTTAATTTTAAATCGACTCAAAACACTTGACTCGAAAGTGACTCGATAACCCAAATAAACACGTGCAGGCcaataatctaaaaataaggtCAAGGATAGCTGATCATGCACTGACCTGTCTAAAGGGAAATCCACAACCCAAATGCAGCTTATCAATCCCATCTATTTTTGCAGTAAGCACCCCATGAAGCAATCTGGTCATATCTCAAATACTAACCAATCCCTGAAAATTCAAGAAAACAATACAAATTAGACCATTATAagaaaaacccagaaaataTTTGTGAAACAGATTGAAAAAAACAAGAATTAGAAACCTTTTCTCAAACTAAAACCTAATTGCAGTTGCAGAAAAGATGGAATTTCTAAAGAACTACAAAGTGCCCAGAAATTTTGGTACATGGAAACTGTATAAATCAATAGAAATAGGTAGTAGAAGAAAACCAAAATGTCCATGAATAAGCTACGTTGGTGCAAAGTAATGGATATCTTAGGATGATTCTTCATTCTTCCTTCATCTAATTAAGAAGATTCTATTATCAGGGAATAAAATAGAATTGTTCCGCAACTCTTTTTAGAAGATTCTTTCCTTGTTATTGGGTCAGAATTACGAAAGACCTAGAATGGATAGAATGGTTGCCTTAGCCTAGGTTTTAAGTTCATCACAAAAAAGCCATATTTTTGCAATTTGAAGGTTtttggtaaataatttttaaaattttttgattttttttgtctttttaattggttaaataattataaaatttaatggtaaatgatttttatatcTGATGAAAAATTTAGTATAATCTAAACTCAAAATGCTATCTCGAGtagatttttttattggttttggtttattatttatttgatctCTAATAAAAGCCAacagttaaaaaattatttttaccgAACATTTCTAAAGTTGAGTTAAACAAGTAGTTAGCTTAATGCAGTTGGCTTATCAATCGATTTTCTAACCGATTAAACTAACCAACAGTTTGAACCACCAACTAGGTTCTATGACATACAACAATTGCCAAATAAGCCTTTAGGTAAATTTCCTGCTGGGTTATTTTGGGTCATTTGGTCAATTGTATCTAGAAGGTTTATGGGGTCATTTGGTCAATTATGATTTGGTTTGGGACAAGGTTTGTTTGGGTAAAGTCAGTTTAAAGCTAGTTTATTTTGGGGTTTGATAACGATTAATTTAAGTTGATCATAATTGGTTCAAGTTAATATTGGTTAATTATTGTAAAAGGTAAATATTGTTGAACAATTAGAGTATAAGATAGGATATATTTCATGTACTATGCTTAGTGGGATATATAAGTGTTAatgcttaaaatttaaagtgCTTTAAACATACGAAGCAAAGTATGtaacaaacaaaacaagaagTTGCAGTAAACAAGCTTGCACGTTTGAGCACTTTTGAGACAGAAAGTTATTGGAATATTTTTTGGCatttgctcgttcgagcaccttATTTCCTCGTTTGAGCACCAGTAAATGGAAGTGTATGTTCGATAATGTTTGTCTGTTATGATAGTCAATATGGTTTCATTAGGTTATATTCATTGATCCATTCATTAAAACCTGATTAAACTTTCAATTTGATGAGTGAAATGTTGGGATAAATACATTCAATGTCTGTTATAAATAGAGAGAGTTGCATGTAAGGGAagtttgttgaaaattattttcgaTTTCTCTTCTTCTCTTAAGGAATACGTATATTCTTGTTTTCTCTTCTTTGCATGAATTTCAAAGAGAATTATTAACTCTTTGTTTATTTTCTGATTTCATAATCTACATAAGCACATAATCATTTCATTCTACTCACCGTACTAAGTGTCAAGCTAGTGTAgttgtttatattttattgtgaatTTCGTTAAATATTTCCTATTacttttgtgggagaaatatcacaataggaattTTTCATAAGCCTATAACTTATATCAAGTTTCCAAGTGACATATACCAACACAAACCAATCTTCAAGGCAAACTACAACATGATAATCACACACAACAAGGAGATTCATTATGATACCTTATacaaatttgtttatttgtaatttgtattgtATTTACATCATATCATATTACTAATAAACATGGATATGGAATGGGATTTGGTATGGGGGCTTATGTATTAgattcaataattttttaatagaatTAATTAGAAAGAAATAGGTTAAGATGTCCAAATAAGACAAGTTCAAAGTTATTGAGCCCACACGAGCATTATTTTATGgataataattaataagtaGTCTCATGGCAACTTCTACTTCtaactaatttttaaaaattgaatttatatgaataaattagactaaattataatttatgtaaTGAAAATGTAGGAGTGTGGTcgacaaattaaatttaattctaaaaagtttttaaaaaattggttTTGAATTGTATCTGTATttcctattttttttgttgtatgtTGGATAAATCATAAAgtcataatcatatcatcataagtgaataggtgattattaaattcatataataaaatatttcacaaattcttaaatgagacagtctcatggtgagactatCTCTATTATGCTTATTCATATATAGTTtgtgtgttaaagtgatcacttacagttatgaagtgattaattaaaaaactaagttaattatatggatccgtctcatgatgagacatTTTTATACAAGatgatttgaaaatatttaggtTAAAGAATATATTGTTAcggaaaaattataatttatagtttTCAACTTTACCCTATTTagcgaaaaataaaaatttcacctTTTAATTTAGCAAATAGATGTTAACCGGAGTTATTGACTAATGTTGTTGTCTGGGTTGACTAGATTAAAGTGTTGGATGATACCACTAGAGCTATTGGATGATGTTGTTGGCtgctttgatcattttaaagtgTTGACTGATAAGCCAACTATTTAAGCTAACTGTTATAAAGATGTTTAGTAAAATAACTaatcttgtgagagaccgtctcttaaaGAAACAACCACAAAATAAGAAGTCTATATTCTAATTTTCTCTTTATATTAATTGGGCCATTTAGCCCCTCTCAGAGAGACTGTCTCTCGCAACAATTTGTGTTGGTAAAAATTATAAGTTAGTTGTTGGCTGTCTATTAGAAAACAAATATGCTAATAGCCAAAAGCCAATGAAAAAAGctataaaagtaattttttagttttgacTTAAATATTAGATTTTTAGCTGACTTAAAAATCATTTACCCAACAACTTTATTAGTTGTTGAACaatcaaaaagttaaaaaacaaaaaccaaaagccaacaaaaaaattaattgtcaaacaaccaaattataaaattttttacttttatatcCTTAATTCTAAAGTACTTTTTGTTGCTTTACTCGTTAATGTTGGTTCTGATGACCCTTTATTAATGTAGATTCATCGtacaattaaaaaagaaaaagttaggaTGCAGCtatataagctttactattcaaCAAAAAATAACTGAATATGGGATTTCATATTAATTTAGAgggtaaaaattaaattgttaaattttgattttcttattattattattactaatcaTTAATCTCAACAATTATTGGCATTTGGCACTGTTTATTTGCCATGTACTTATTTTTCTTAGATATTGAACAAATTACtaactattaattaaatttcgaATAATTCAGATCggattttttaaaatcaaatattttataacACCCCAATGAACCATAGTATTTGTCAACAATGGCCATGTGATGCTACATATAACGTCAAAAGCACATATTCCATTCTACAATAATATTTGTTTTACATGTATAAAAAAGGTTacggtaaaaattaatttaataccTTCCCAGATTAGTTAGGATATATGCTCAATCAAGGTTAAGAATTGTGGTCCTAGATGATTATGACTTATCAATTTAGTGTAAATTTCATATATAAGAGTGTCTCATTGTGTGAGATATacataaaaagagtaaaaatCTAAAAGATTGTTTTATATTCCGTTTGACatgtggtaataaacggtgacaatgagaatgaaaaattagtgtaattttggttaaaaGATCTCTTTattaccttgatggtcatacttgtccaacttcaaccatctcattttttttcataaaatttattctaatgTATTATCATTGGGAGAGATGATATTAGGatttaggtggtaatggaaatttgaaaagaaaaaaaaaacttttttttgatcaaagtttcactaccatgggaatgatatgaaacttttgatgaatttttacactataaataattttcattaccaccatttagtaccactaaacAAACAGACCGctaaagtaaatattttaattaaattaaatagacTATTTAGCTTCATATAAAACTGTCTTAAGGTAAAATTGTCttaaataagaatttgtgattaattttaacATGGTGAAATGCATATAAATTAGGGTAAATTTTAACATGGTGACTTAATAAACTCATGATAATTAGAAGTATAATATACTCTTACTAACTGCTTctatttaattaagattttcattttagtgtagttgataattaatttgtgattaattaagGGTGATAAATCCCTCTCACCAGCTTACGTTTACACAGAGACATTTGCATTAATGAACTACACCTAGTGTCTAGCTAGTGACCGtgttatatagtatatatttatttatacaatGACAATATCACAATGTGTAGAATGGAATTTTAGGAAGAATTAGTATGAATAATATAGATGTTAATTAATTTgcttataataatatcaactttttattttggtaaataaaagattttttttcatttaccaagaaaatcaaaataaaaacaaaattaggaGCTCAGCCCTACTTAATTGCATCAGTATGGAAGTGCAACCCACCTGTTATGAAGGGTTTCCGTATCCCACTCTTCCTATACATAAGagataatatcaactttttattaatcatGAACGATACAAACTTAAGCGGTATTTgccaacaaaaatattaacttttatttatagtatgttatttgaaaaaaaaggcTAAATTCATAGTTAAGTAACTAGTGGCCTTTGTAGGTTTttatgatgactacacttaatataaacaactatattttagagattgtgtgcaagtCGATATTCGGTCTTGATAAGGATTGTTGATAGTACCTAAGATTTGGTCTATGGACTTTGTACGTGTCTAAAAtatccaaggaagttagataGGAAGATCGTTGTaagatgtcaaatgtagacatgAGGTCTACTATTCCTAAGTTGATAATCTGATGATACTTGTTGATGAGTGGAGACAATGCTCTATTCCTAAAATTCAAGTTTGGAAGAATCAGCGTCAACAGATAAGTTTTGAAGAAAGTGTTTTCTAGTTTTTCTTAGTTGATGTATGGGTaagattaatttgttgcataattaaattaattgagttaGTTGGCAAAggaattttaattataactaCTTTCTTGAATTACTAggttttatttaagaaaaattaacttgccttatttagaaaataaaaactgTAGCTTTTATTACTTGGAAAACAAGTTTTACTCATTCCCCCTTAATTTTAGGATTAAGGAGCGAAGTAGGTAGTTATTCTTTTGAAACAAAGCTACGTGATTTTCCTATATAAAACGGTTTATTTCTACCGGTTATTATTTGGTGAAACAAGAAATATTCATTTCTCCttaattgccaattaacttagaaatatttCTTATgcaactcattaattttatcCTAAGGTTTTTGGCCTTTGTAAAAgggtttttgaaaaaattgttataactagacttggggaagtctaggggagaaagAGAGCTTCATAGAGGAAGCTTGAGCTTCATGGgaagcaagagaaagaaaaagagaaagagaactAAGTTTTGTGAGAAACTCAAGTTGGCCTaggtttgtttgatttatgtaATTATAACAAATTGCTTAAAACATAGTGGAGgatttgaaatcccgagggtcgtggttttttcttctatttagACTTAGAagatttccacgtaaaaattgcGTTGTCTTTTTCTAAGTTCGCGCATCAACTTTAAgtttcaattccgcaaaaataggcaaaaacgcttaaactcaTTAAataacaattcacccccctcttgttatCTCTCAACGTTTCTATAGTAACACTCAAAGATAATAGGCGATATTAGTATTGA
This genomic interval carries:
- the LOC130803246 gene encoding phospholipase D alpha 1-like, which translates into the protein MTRLLHGVLTAKIDGIDKLHLGCGFPFRQGMDDPKRVWQTLLYRIKAYCFCKPQLMDYRLYATVDLDKARVARTKIIHTPSNPSWSQSFHIYCAHEVSNIIFTVKDENPLSATLIGRAYLSVEEVYKGRPVIRCLEIIDESGKPIRSQIYVNVQYRDVSLDPNWSRGILATTYGGVPHTFFRQRQGCKVSFYQDAQVSDKFTLDFRLPGGKTYDAQRCWEDIFDAIVNAKYLIYIAGWSIDTNISLIRNSNKVLASPTLGELLKKKADEPNMRVLVLVWDDITSNPYKKQGLMGTRDEDTFAYFQNTNVRCFKCPRKSDQRSVVQGVKVDTVLTHHQKTVVVDYESPESQGRRIVSFLGGIDLCGGRYDTQDHSLFGTLNTVHKDDFHQPNFPGSSLQKGGPREPWHDIHCRLEGPVAWDVLYNFEQRWTKQVGKRFLYTRNELAERLGKPSEVKVEDQETWNVQIFRSIDGGSVVIDGEQGVGFPSDPEKADRLGLVCDKDSIIDRSIQDGYINAIRRAKNFIYIENQYFLGSSYAWKPDEDIDALHIIPKELSLKIISKIEAGERFSVYVVIPMWPEGEPESAPVQAILYWQRRTMEMMYTDIAAAIQRMKIDAHPRDYLSFFCLGNREVLKVGEYEPIEKPAPDSNYARAQQNRRFMIYVHAKMMIVDDEYIIIGSANINQRSMDGGRDTEIAMGAYQPHHLAANWPAKGQIFGFRMALWYEHFHLLDSSFLYPETLECMQKVSMIAEDNWKIYSSEAFDQDLPGHILRYPVEVTNEGNITILSDAHKFFPDTKASVLGSKSDVLPPILTT